The genomic stretch ACGTCTACGGTGTAGACATGACCGTCGTAGCCTGGGGCCGACTCGTCGCGGCCGTCATCAGCGTGAGCACCTTCGCCTTCCTCTTCCTGCACGATTCGTGGCACACCGACAACATGTTCCTGGTGCCCGACCTGATCCTGATCGTCGCGCTCGCGGTGGCCGCGGTCCTCCCCGACCGCCCGGCCCGCACGGCACTGCCGGTCGCGTTCGCCTACACCGGCGGCGTGCTCGCAACGTCGGCCGCTTCCTACGCCGTACGCGACGAACTCGGCCTGCCCAGCCTCACGGGCGCCATCGTCGCCCTGGCACTGGCCGGCCTCATGACGGCCCAGCACCACCCACAGCCCGCAAAACCCCGGCCCTGACCAGCACGGCTCATCAGCCTTGACCGCCCACAGCCCGCAAAGCCGAAAGCACCAAGGCAGAACGCCGCAAGGCTGCGGGTGAGTAGTGGGAGCCGACGTTTGCTGGTTCGGCACGGAGCCGATCGGCACAGCCAAGCGCCCCCGCGAAGACGGATCGGGACGGGAAAACCGGCCGACGTTGGCACGCGTCACCGCCGACATGGATCGGGCCGACGAGCCGACCGGCACGGCCGCGCACCAGCACCCACACCGACGGTCAGCGGAGTGCGAGGCCCGCTGCTTCGAGGGCGCCCTCGACCCGTACGCGTTCGATCTCGCGGTCCATCCCGTCGAGCGGACGCAAGTTCTCCTGGACGCCCAGACACTCGCAGGCCAGGCAGAGCCGCTCGTCATAGGCGCGCATGACGGCCTCCAACAGCAGCTCGCTCTCCAGTGTGATGCCACCCCGGCGCTGCCTGTCGAGCCGGCGCAGGTCGCGGGCCAGCCACTCGATCGGCGGTGGAGCCAGGCGGGCCAGCACGGCGTCCGGTTCGATGTCGCGGATGTCGCGGTCGAGGCAGGTCAGCGTGCGGGCCTGGGCGGGACAGTCGGCCCACGCGCGCCTGCGGCGGAACTCGTCCCGCCGTAGAGCGACCGCTACCGCGTAGGGCACGGTCAAGGGAAGAACGAGCGCCACCGTGAGCACGACAACGTGCGCAAGGGCCACGCACTGACGCTAAAGGGGAACCGCCCCGGACCGGAATAGGATTTCCTGCCAAATACCCGTCAGGCGGCCGTGGGCAGCTTCGCCGGGGCGGGCTGATCGAGGTCGACCGGCGGCACCAGGGTGAGCCGGGGCCGGGGCCGCAGGGTCATCTCGATCCGCTCGCCGTTGCTGCGGAGCTGCCAGAACAGCGCGACAACGGCGGCGACGAAGCAGACGATGCCGGCGCCCGAGATGCTGGAGGCCACCCCGAAGTGCTCGCCCCACCAACCGGCCAAGGATGCCCCGATCGGGGTGGTGCCGAGGAACACCAGCACGTAGATCGCCATGACCCGGCCGCGGTACTCCGGATCGACGCCCATCTGCACGCGGTGGTTCGCCGCCTGGGCCAGGTAGATCGAGAAGAACCCGGTCGGGACCAGGACGAGCATGGCGACCACGAAGTTGGGCGCGAAGCCGACCGCGAATTCGAGGGCGCCGAACGCGATCGCGGCCCCGATCACGATGTAGGCGCTGGGCCGGGCCCGGCGGGCGCTGCCGGCCAGGGCCCCTCCGAGGGCGCCTACGGCCAGGGCCGTGGTGAGCAGCCCGAATGTGGACGGACCAGCGTTGAAATCGATCTTGGCCAGCGCGGCCAGAGTGACCGGGAAGTTGAAGCCGATCATGCCGACCACGAACATCAGGGCGATCGGCAGCACCAGGTCGGAGCGCCGGCCGACGTAGCGGAGACCGTCGAGGATGCGGGCGTCCTTCTTGGCCTGCCGGGCGGCCGGCCGCAGCTCCGACGTGCGCATGGCGGCATAACTGAAGATCGGGGCGATCGCGACCGCCGTGGAGATCAGGAAGACCGGCCCGGTGCCGAAGAGCGCGAGCGCGACACCGGCCAGGGCCGGTCCGCCGATGCGCGCGGTGTTGAAGGTGGCCGCCGAGAGAGCGAGCGCGTTGGGCAGCAGCCGCAGCTCGACGAGTTCGGAGACGAACGCCTGCCGGACCGGGGTCTCGACCGCGTTGGCGATGCCGAGCAGACCGGCGAAGAGGAAGACGTGCCAGAGCTGGACGTGTCCCGAGGCGACGATGACGGCGAGAGCGACAGCGGTGACCGCGAACGCCGTGTTTGCCATGATCAGCAGGCGCCGCTTGTCGAAGCGGTCGGCGAGTTTCCCGGCGTACAGGGTCAGCAGCAGGACGGGCAGGAACTGGAGCGACGTCACCAGGCCGAGGGCGCTGGGCGAGTTGCCGGACAGGTCGAGCACGAGCCAGTCCTGGGCGGTGAACATCATCCACACGCCGACCAGCTTCACGAGCTGGCCGATGGCGAAGAGTCGGTAGTTGCGAACCCTGAGGGACCGGAAAGTGGTGTTCAGCACGGACCGCACGCGGTTGTGCCTCCTGTTCGGTCGTACGCGTCATCGTCACGTGACGAAGCGCCGCGTAGCCGAACCCTCAGGCGCGTGAGATCTTTTGCAGGATCTCGGACGCCTTGGCCAGGGTTTCCCGTTCGTCGGGCGTCAGGTCGGCCAGGTGCGTGGCCAGCCATTCGTTTCGCGCCTTCTCGAACTGGGCGTGCACGGCCCGCCCCTGCTCGGTGGCCGACAGGATCACCTGCCGGCCATCGGTCGGGTGCGGCGCCCGCACGACCAGGCCGCGTTCCTCCAGCTTCCCGACGATCTTGGTCATCGTCGGGGGCTGGACACGTTCGACGTCGGCGAGCTCGCGCGGGGTCAGCGCGCCGGCCAGCTGGAGGCTGGTCAGCGCGGAGAGCTGGCTGAAGGTGAGATCACCGACCGGGCGGGCCTGCCTGACCCGCCGGTTCAGCCGCATGATCGCCTCGCGCAGGGTCTTGGCCAGCTCGTCGGCTGTGCCTCGATCCGCCACCACGGGCCACTCCATCACGGTTCTTAGCCTAGCTAATGAGCTTGGCTAACGACATGGGAAACGGGCATGACCTCGATCACCGCAGGTCACAGGACCCAAGTCTCCAACGGACCGCGCAGGAAGTAGAGGACGAAGAGCACCGCCACCCCGTACAGGATGGGGTGGATCTCGCGGGCCCGGCCGGTGACCGCCTTGAGGAGCACGTAGGTGATGATCCCGGCGCCGATGCCGTTGGAGATCGAATACGTGAACGGCATCAGCGTGATGGCCAGGAACGCGGGCACGGCAATGGTGTAGTCGTCCCACTCGATCTGCCGCACCGCGGTCATCATCAGGAAGCCGACCACGACGAGCGCCGTCGACGCCGCCTCGAACGGCACCACCGAGACCAGCGGGGCCAGGAACATGGCGAGCAGGAAGAGCACGCCGGTCACCAGGTTGGCGGCACCGGTGCGAGCGCCCTCACCGACACCGGCGGCGCTTTCGATGTACGAGGTGTTGCTGGACACGCTGGCAGCACCACCGGCGGCGGCCGCGACCGAATCGACGAGCAGGATTTCCTTCGTACGCGGGGGCATGCCCTCGGAGTCGAGAAGCTCGCCTTCCTGGCCGACAGCGACCATCGTGCCCATGGTGTCGAAGAAGTCGGTGATCAGCAGCGTGAAGATGAACATGATCACGACCAGCCACCCGGCACGCGACCACGAGTCGAGGACGTTGAAGTGTCCCAGCAGAGACAGGTCGGGCGAGCTGACGATCTTTTCCGGCAGCTTGGGGGTGTTCAGCGACCAGCCCTTGGGATGCGCGATCGCCTCGACGATGATCGCCAGCACGGTGCTGCCGAGGATGCCGATCAGGATCGCGCCGCGCACCTTGCGGGCGAACAGCACCAGCGTGAACAGCAGGCCGGCCACGAAGACGACGGTGGGCCAGGTCGACAGCTTGCCGCCGATGCCGAGCTCGACCGGGACGGTGGTGTTGGCGGCGTCCGGGATGCGGCGGACGAAGCCCGCGTCGACCAGGCCGATGATCATCAGGAACAGGCCGATGCCGACGCCGATCGCCGTCTTGAGCTGGGTCGGAACGGCGCGGAAGACCATCGTACGAAGGCCGGTCAGCACCAGGATCGCGATCAGCACACCCTCGATGACCACCAGGCCCATCGCGTCGGCCCAGGTCATCTCGGGGGCGATCTCGTACGCGACCAGCGCGTTCACGCCCAGACCGGCGGCCAGCGCGAGCGGGAAACGGGCCACCACGCCCATCAGGATCGTCATCACGCCGGCCACCAGGGCGGTGCCGGCGGCCAGCGCGGTGATGGCCAGCTGAGCGCCGTCGCCGTCGACCCCGTTGCCCAGGATCAGCGGGTTGAGCACCACGATGTAGGCCATCGTGAAGAAGGTGGCCAGGCCACCGCGAACCTCCCGGCCCAAGGTCGAACCTCGCGCCGAGATCTCAAAGAACCGATCGAAACTGTTTTTCGGCGTACGGGTATCGGCTGCGGTGGTCATGCGGACCTCTCCGGATCACGAGGAAACGTCGCGGGCATGGTCTCAGCCCTCGATGACCTGCGCAAAACCTGGCTGTGTCGGCCCTGTCACAGGAGCCCTCCGGTGATCCCCGCGGACCTATCCTGTCCGTGTGACCACACCGAAGCCCCGAGTCGAGCCGCTGGACCCACCCATGGTCCCGTTCGCCGTCGGCGGTTTGGCCGCATTCGCCGTCGCCGCCCTGATCGTGTGG from Paractinoplanes brasiliensis encodes the following:
- a CDS encoding MFS transporter, yielding MRSVLNTTFRSLRVRNYRLFAIGQLVKLVGVWMMFTAQDWLVLDLSGNSPSALGLVTSLQFLPVLLLTLYAGKLADRFDKRRLLIMANTAFAVTAVALAVIVASGHVQLWHVFLFAGLLGIANAVETPVRQAFVSELVELRLLPNALALSAATFNTARIGGPALAGVALALFGTGPVFLISTAVAIAPIFSYAAMRTSELRPAARQAKKDARILDGLRYVGRRSDLVLPIALMFVVGMIGFNFPVTLAALAKIDFNAGPSTFGLLTTALAVGALGGALAGSARRARPSAYIVIGAAIAFGALEFAVGFAPNFVVAMLVLVPTGFFSIYLAQAANHRVQMGVDPEYRGRVMAIYVLVFLGTTPIGASLAGWWGEHFGVASSISGAGIVCFVAAVVALFWQLRSNGERIEMTLRPRPRLTLVPPVDLDQPAPAKLPTAA
- a CDS encoding MarR family winged helix-turn-helix transcriptional regulator, which produces MEWPVVADRGTADELAKTLREAIMRLNRRVRQARPVGDLTFSQLSALTSLQLAGALTPRELADVERVQPPTMTKIVGKLEERGLVVRAPHPTDGRQVILSATEQGRAVHAQFEKARNEWLATHLADLTPDERETLAKASEILQKISRA
- a CDS encoding NCS2 family permease encodes the protein MTTAADTRTPKNSFDRFFEISARGSTLGREVRGGLATFFTMAYIVVLNPLILGNGVDGDGAQLAITALAAGTALVAGVMTILMGVVARFPLALAAGLGVNALVAYEIAPEMTWADAMGLVVIEGVLIAILVLTGLRTMVFRAVPTQLKTAIGVGIGLFLMIIGLVDAGFVRRIPDAANTTVPVELGIGGKLSTWPTVVFVAGLLFTLVLFARKVRGAILIGILGSTVLAIIVEAIAHPKGWSLNTPKLPEKIVSSPDLSLLGHFNVLDSWSRAGWLVVIMFIFTLLITDFFDTMGTMVAVGQEGELLDSEGMPPRTKEILLVDSVAAAAGGAASVSSNTSYIESAAGVGEGARTGAANLVTGVLFLLAMFLAPLVSVVPFEAASTALVVVGFLMMTAVRQIEWDDYTIAVPAFLAITLMPFTYSISNGIGAGIITYVLLKAVTGRAREIHPILYGVAVLFVLYFLRGPLETWVL